In Dysgonomonadaceae bacterium zrk40, one genomic interval encodes:
- the rpsG gene encoding 30S ribosomal protein S7 encodes MRKAKPKKRQILPDPVYGDVRVTKFVNHLMYDGKKSISYDIFYSALNNVKAKLPNEEKSPLEIWKAALDNITPQVEVKSRRVGGATFQVPTEIRPDRKESVSMKNLILYARKRGGKTMADKLAAEIVDAFNGQGGAFKRKEDMHRMAEANRAFAHFRF; translated from the coding sequence ATGAGAAAAGCAAAACCTAAGAAAAGACAGATCCTCCCGGATCCTGTTTATGGTGATGTGAGGGTAACAAAGTTTGTTAACCACCTGATGTATGACGGTAAGAAGAGTATCTCATACGATATCTTTTACTCCGCATTGAACAATGTAAAGGCTAAATTGCCGAACGAAGAGAAATCTCCCCTCGAGATTTGGAAAGCTGCCCTCGACAATATTACCCCCCAGGTTGAAGTGAAATCACGCCGTGTTGGCGGAGCCACTTTCCAGGTACCCACCGAGATCAGACCCGACAGAAAAGAATCCGTTTCAATGAAAAACCTCATTCTCTATGCGCGCAAGAGAGGAGGCAAGACGATGGCCGACAAGCTGGCTGCCGAGATCGTAGATGCATTCAACGGTCAGGGCGGAGCATTCAAGCGGAAAGAAGATATGCACAGAATGGCAGAGGCGAACCGTGCTTTTGCCCACTTTAGATTTTAA
- a CDS encoding 30S ribosomal protein S12, with amino-acid sequence MPTIQQLVRKGRTTLTEKSKSPALDSCPQRRGVCVRVYTTTPKKPNSAMRKVARVRLTNSKEVNAYIPGEGHNLQEHSIVLVRGGRVKDLPGVRYHIVRGTLDTAGVNGRTQRRSKYGAKRPKPGAKNAAPAKGGKK; translated from the coding sequence ATGCCTACAATTCAACAATTAGTAAGAAAAGGACGTACCACTCTTACAGAAAAGAGCAAATCGCCTGCGTTGGATTCCTGTCCGCAGCGTCGGGGTGTATGTGTGAGAGTTTACACCACCACACCGAAGAAACCGAACTCAGCGATGAGAAAGGTAGCTCGTGTGCGTTTGACCAACTCGAAGGAAGTAAATGCTTACATCCCGGGTGAAGGACACAACCTGCAGGAGCACTCTATTGTGCTGGTGCGCGGTGGACGTGTGAAAGACCTTCCGGGTGTACGTTACCACATTGTGCGCGGAACACTTGATACTGCCGGTGTGAACGGCCGTACCCAGAGACGTTCCAAGTACGGAGCCAAGCGCCCCAAACCGGGAGCAAAGAATGCCGCACCTGCAAAGGGAGGTAAGAAGTAA
- a CDS encoding sigma-70 family RNA polymerase sigma factor produces the protein MKVDSFHTLILPLREKLFRHALGIVRDRAEAEDILQDLLLKLWSRREEWEEIDNPEAYCYRAIRNMSLDRLAVASNRKSAWSPVEEEEKNLIDSESPHSRLVRKEQQALIAQCIAQLPERQQTLFRLREIEEMSYRQIADTLQISEELVKVTLFRARKKLQELLSGEALKEKSRMGTSRDQNER, from the coding sequence ATGAAAGTTGATTCTTTTCACACCCTCATCCTGCCGCTCAGGGAGAAGTTGTTCCGTCATGCGCTCGGCATCGTAAGGGACCGCGCAGAGGCGGAAGACATTCTGCAGGACCTGCTGTTGAAGCTCTGGAGCCGGCGTGAGGAATGGGAAGAGATCGACAATCCGGAGGCATACTGCTACAGGGCAATCCGAAACATGTCGCTCGATCGTCTGGCAGTGGCATCGAACAGGAAGAGTGCATGGTCCCCTGTCGAGGAGGAGGAAAAAAACCTGATCGACAGCGAATCACCCCACAGCAGGCTAGTGAGAAAAGAGCAACAGGCGCTGATTGCGCAATGTATCGCACAACTTCCGGAAAGGCAACAAACCCTGTTCCGCCTGCGTGAGATCGAGGAGATGAGTTACCGGCAAATCGCCGACACCCTACAGATCAGCGAGGAGCTGGTGAAGGTAACGCTCTTCAGGGCCAGGAAGAAGCTGCAGGAGCTTTTGTCGGGTGAGGCGTTGAAGGAGAAGAGTCGGATGGGAACCTCACGGGATCAGAACGAAAGATAA
- a CDS encoding DUF4252 domain-containing protein, translating to MKKTILIAWLIALPTLLSASDFVTLFMEQCAEEKRPLNNVNIGETMLEKMAENALDEELKETFSKLNSIRIVSSDNRRDSRHYFRKADELIRDSFADYREVVSVNEEESRISVWMKEVSEKEQDLILLSLDEEGLFTVINVNGEIDFNSISRLSGTLKNEPELLKQNETE from the coding sequence ATGAAGAAAACAATATTGATTGCCTGGCTCATTGCCCTGCCCACCCTGCTCTCTGCATCCGATTTCGTGACGCTCTTCATGGAACAGTGCGCCGAGGAGAAACGTCCCCTCAACAATGTCAACATTGGCGAAACCATGTTGGAGAAGATGGCTGAGAACGCCCTTGATGAGGAGCTGAAAGAGACCTTCAGCAAGCTCAACAGCATCCGTATCGTCAGCAGCGACAACAGGCGCGACTCGCGTCATTATTTCCGCAAGGCAGACGAGCTGATCAGGGATTCTTTTGCCGATTACCGTGAGGTGGTATCTGTCAACGAAGAGGAGTCACGCATCTCCGTATGGATGAAGGAGGTCAGTGAAAAGGAACAGGATCTGATTCTGCTCTCGCTCGATGAAGAGGGGTTATTCACAGTCATCAACGTCAACGGCGAGATCGACTTCAACTCAATATCCAGGCTTTCCGGCACACTGAAGAATGAACCGGAGCTGTTGAAACAAAATGAAACCGAATAA
- a CDS encoding S9 family peptidase — protein sequence MSRSLFVLLTAAAMCLFQSLDGRTQAQDYTLQDIVGGKFSERGVATFTSSHDGNHYYKADGERKAVVKVAYASGEAVDTLFDTRTARNCTFETFQGFLVSPDENRVLVYRDKEQIFRHSFRADYYYHDVRRNMVRRLSDQPAKQMVPVFSPDSRMVAYVVENNIFLTKFDFDTESQVTDDGALNSVINGATDWVYEEEFAVTRLMEFSPDSKLLAFVRTDETAVKEFSFQTYNEELYPGFRRFKYPKPGEANATVECRVFDIAARTTRTMEVPLDADGYIPRIAFTPSEEQLAVMTLNRNQNRFDMYFVNPRSTVAKLILREESDSYVDSEWLSSIRFMGDTFTWVSERDGYSHIYLYGLSGTLQKQLTRGSYDVTDLLAVDEASQTVWYQAADESPLRRNIYRLNINKGEPQKLSPQPGFNTASFSKNGRYFVLRHSDASTPTVITLHDGTGKQLRLLEENGALRSTLASVNIPQREFITLPAADGTTQLNGWILKPADFNPAKQYPVVMVQYSGPNSQEVQDKYNVSWYHALLREGILVAAVDGRGTAARGEAFRKGTYLKLGILESDDQVAAARSLGNLPYVDGSRIGIWGWSYGGYNVLMSMSRGNGVFKAGVAIAPVTDWRFYDTVYSERFMRTPGQNHDGYAQGSALALAPQLEGKLLLVHGTADDNVHLQNSIEYSRALIRANKHFEMFYFPDFDHSIVGGNAREYLYEKVIRFFSEEL from the coding sequence ATAAGCAGATCTCTTTTTGTCCTGCTGACAGCAGCGGCAATGTGTTTGTTCCAGTCGCTGGATGGCAGGACGCAGGCCCAGGATTACACCCTGCAGGATATTGTGGGGGGTAAGTTCAGTGAGCGTGGCGTGGCCACCTTCACCTCGTCGCACGACGGGAACCATTACTACAAGGCCGACGGGGAGCGCAAGGCGGTGGTGAAGGTTGCCTACGCCTCCGGCGAGGCAGTGGACACACTGTTCGACACCCGCACGGCGCGCAACTGCACCTTCGAGACGTTCCAGGGCTTCCTGGTGAGTCCCGACGAGAACAGGGTGCTGGTATACCGTGACAAGGAGCAGATCTTCCGCCACTCGTTCCGGGCGGACTACTACTACCACGACGTGCGGCGCAACATGGTGCGGCGGCTGAGCGATCAGCCGGCAAAGCAGATGGTGCCGGTCTTCTCGCCCGACAGCAGGATGGTGGCCTACGTGGTGGAGAACAACATCTTCCTCACCAAGTTCGACTTCGACACCGAGTCGCAGGTGACCGACGACGGAGCGCTCAACAGCGTGATCAACGGTGCCACCGACTGGGTATACGAGGAGGAGTTCGCCGTGACGCGGCTGATGGAGTTCTCGCCCGACAGCAAGCTGCTCGCCTTCGTGCGTACCGACGAGACCGCCGTGAAGGAGTTCTCCTTCCAGACCTACAACGAGGAGCTCTACCCCGGCTTCCGCCGCTTCAAGTACCCCAAGCCGGGTGAGGCCAACGCCACGGTGGAGTGCCGCGTGTTCGACATCGCCGCCCGCACCACCCGCACCATGGAGGTGCCGCTCGACGCGGATGGCTATATCCCCCGCATTGCCTTTACGCCCAGCGAGGAACAGCTGGCGGTGATGACCCTCAACAGGAACCAGAACCGGTTCGACATGTACTTCGTGAACCCCCGCTCTACGGTCGCCAAGCTGATCCTCCGCGAGGAGAGCGACAGCTATGTCGACTCGGAGTGGCTCAGCTCCATCCGCTTCATGGGCGACACGTTCACTTGGGTCTCGGAGCGGGACGGCTACAGCCACATCTATCTCTACGGGCTGAGCGGTACCCTGCAGAAGCAGCTCACGCGGGGAAGCTACGACGTGACCGACCTGCTGGCCGTGGATGAGGCCTCACAGACCGTCTGGTATCAGGCGGCGGACGAGAGTCCCCTGCGTCGCAACATCTACCGCCTCAACATCAACAAGGGGGAGCCGCAGAAGCTCTCCCCGCAGCCGGGATTCAACACCGCCTCCTTCAGTAAGAATGGTCGCTACTTCGTGCTGCGGCACAGCGATGCCAGCACACCCACGGTGATCACGCTGCACGACGGCACCGGGAAGCAGCTGCGCCTGCTGGAAGAGAATGGTGCCCTGCGCAGCACCCTTGCTTCTGTCAACATTCCGCAGCGTGAGTTCATCACCCTGCCGGCGGCGGATGGGACCACACAGCTCAACGGCTGGATCCTGAAGCCGGCGGACTTCAACCCGGCGAAACAGTACCCTGTTGTGATGGTGCAGTACAGCGGCCCCAACTCACAGGAGGTGCAGGACAAGTACAACGTCTCCTGGTACCACGCCCTCCTCCGCGAGGGGATCCTGGTGGCCGCGGTGGACGGGCGCGGCACCGCCGCGCGCGGGGAGGCTTTCCGCAAGGGAACTTACCTGAAGCTGGGCATCCTGGAGTCGGACGACCAGGTGGCAGCAGCCCGTTCCCTGGGGAACCTGCCCTATGTGGATGGCAGCCGCATCGGCATCTGGGGCTGGAGCTACGGCGGCTACAACGTGCTGATGAGCATGAGCCGCGGCAACGGAGTGTTCAAGGCAGGTGTGGCCATTGCACCGGTGACCGACTGGCGCTTTTACGACACCGTTTACAGCGAGCGTTTCATGCGCACCCCCGGGCAGAACCATGACGGCTACGCGCAGGGATCGGCCCTGGCGCTGGCCCCGCAGCTGGAGGGGAAGCTGCTGCTGGTGCACGGTACCGCCGACGACAATGTGCACCTGCAAAACTCCATTGAGTACAGTCGCGCGCTGATCCGTGCCAACAAACATTTTGAGATGTTTTACTTCCCCGACTTCGACCACTCCATTGTGGGAGGCAACGCGCGGGAGTACCTTTATGAGAAGGTGATCCGCTTCTTCAGCGAGGAGCTTTGA
- a CDS encoding oligopeptide transporter, OPT family has protein sequence MQPNEVEKKAMELPGNAYSELQPGEEYKPVLPEDKPVQEVTSWSVGMGLLMAVIFSAAAAYSGLKIGQVFEAAIPISIIAVGASAAFRRKNALGQNVIIQSIGASSGVIVAGAIFTIPGLYILQAKYPEIQINFWQIFFSSLFGGFLGILFLIPFRKYFVKDMHGKLPFPEATATTEILMTGEKGGNQARLLITSGLIGGLFDFCFSAFRLWSEEITTRIIPAGAVLADKFKMVFKFNVSALIFSFGYLVGLRFAVIITVGSLLSWLVLIPLVNEIGALAAANGGMNPFAALSAEEIFATYVRPIGIGAIAMAGIIGIIKSSGVIGSAFKLAVSKKGVAGGVKEQGKRTQRDLAMSFVMLFLFLTLIAVFIFLLFGVEITLVQAIVALLTVTIISFLFTTVAANAIAIVGSNPVSGMTLMTLILSSVILVAVGLEGWQGMVSGLIIGGIVCTALSMAGGFVTDLKIGYWIGTTPAKQESWKFLGTLVSAATVGAVIFILNEAYGFVATPEHPNPMVAPQANAMAAIIEPLMAGSGVSWMLLGIGAIIAILVNWLGISPLAFALGMFIPLPLNTPLVVGGLLNHWINKSSKDKALNNARHQRAILISSGFIAGAALFGVLGALIIFLTGNGEVLNLNLWADPHGTGAQVVALFAFIGLLAYFVWETKRAKKED, from the coding sequence ATGCAACCAAACGAAGTAGAAAAGAAAGCAATGGAACTGCCCGGCAACGCGTACAGCGAGCTGCAGCCGGGAGAGGAGTACAAGCCGGTGCTGCCGGAAGACAAACCGGTACAAGAGGTCACCTCCTGGTCGGTGGGCATGGGACTGCTCATGGCGGTGATCTTCTCCGCCGCGGCCGCCTACTCGGGACTCAAAATCGGGCAGGTGTTCGAGGCAGCCATCCCCATCTCCATCATCGCCGTGGGGGCCTCCGCAGCCTTCCGCCGCAAGAATGCACTGGGACAGAATGTCATTATCCAGTCCATCGGCGCCTCCTCGGGCGTCATCGTGGCGGGTGCCATCTTCACCATCCCGGGGCTTTACATCCTGCAGGCCAAATACCCGGAGATACAGATCAACTTCTGGCAGATCTTCTTCTCCTCCCTCTTTGGCGGCTTCCTGGGGATCCTCTTCCTCATCCCCTTCCGCAAGTACTTCGTCAAGGATATGCACGGCAAGCTCCCCTTCCCCGAGGCAACCGCCACCACCGAGATCCTGATGACCGGTGAGAAGGGGGGCAACCAGGCCAGGCTGCTGATCACCAGCGGACTCATCGGCGGGCTGTTCGACTTCTGCTTCTCCGCCTTCCGTCTCTGGAGCGAGGAGATCACCACACGCATCATCCCCGCCGGGGCGGTGCTGGCCGACAAGTTCAAGATGGTGTTCAAGTTCAACGTCAGCGCCCTCATCTTCAGCTTCGGCTACCTCGTGGGACTCCGCTTCGCGGTGATCATCACCGTGGGGTCGCTGCTCTCCTGGCTGGTGCTGATCCCGCTGGTGAATGAGATCGGTGCGCTGGCAGCTGCCAATGGCGGCATGAACCCCTTCGCCGCCCTCTCGGCAGAGGAGATCTTCGCCACCTACGTGCGCCCCATCGGCATCGGCGCCATCGCCATGGCCGGCATCATCGGCATCATCAAGTCCTCCGGCGTCATCGGCAGCGCCTTCAAGCTGGCCGTCAGCAAGAAAGGGGTGGCCGGTGGTGTCAAGGAGCAAGGGAAACGGACGCAGCGCGACCTGGCAATGTCGTTCGTGATGCTCTTCCTCTTCCTCACGCTCATCGCCGTCTTCATCTTCCTCCTCTTCGGCGTGGAGATCACACTGGTGCAGGCCATCGTGGCACTGCTCACCGTCACCATCATCTCCTTCCTCTTCACCACCGTGGCGGCCAACGCCATCGCCATCGTCGGCTCCAACCCGGTGTCGGGCATGACGCTCATGACACTGATCCTCTCCTCCGTCATCCTGGTGGCTGTAGGCCTCGAGGGATGGCAGGGCATGGTGAGCGGTCTGATCATCGGTGGCATCGTCTGCACCGCCCTCTCCATGGCGGGCGGCTTCGTCACCGACCTCAAGATCGGGTACTGGATCGGCACCACACCCGCCAAACAGGAGTCCTGGAAGTTCCTCGGTACCCTGGTGTCGGCAGCCACCGTGGGAGCGGTCATCTTCATCCTGAACGAGGCCTACGGCTTCGTCGCGACCCCCGAGCACCCCAACCCGATGGTGGCCCCGCAGGCCAACGCCATGGCAGCCATCATCGAACCGCTCATGGCCGGCAGCGGTGTCAGCTGGATGCTCCTCGGCATCGGCGCCATCATCGCCATCCTGGTCAACTGGCTCGGCATCTCACCCCTCGCCTTCGCCCTCGGCATGTTCATCCCGCTGCCGCTCAACACACCCCTGGTGGTGGGGGGACTGCTCAACCACTGGATCAACAAGAGCAGCAAGGACAAGGCGCTCAACAACGCCCGTCACCAGCGCGCCATCCTCATCTCCTCCGGCTTCATCGCCGGGGCGGCGCTCTTCGGCGTACTGGGTGCCCTGATCATCTTCCTCACCGGCAACGGCGAAGTGCTCAACCTCAACCTGTGGGCAGACCCACACGGCACCGGTGCACAGGTAGTGGCCCTCTTTGCCTTCATCGGCCTCCTCGCCTACTTCGTCTGGGAAACCAAACGGGCGAAGAAAGAGGATTAG